Proteins encoded in a region of the Saccharothrix ecbatanensis genome:
- a CDS encoding TetR/AcrR family transcriptional regulator codes for MTGTRPGRTAVTKQKLFDAALRLVGERGAAGVTVDEIAAEAGVAKGTVYYNFASKDALVDALLRHGVDLLAARLRVAEEESETSSAMASLVDGMLGFFAEYPAFGQLLVSELWRTPGQWHDTLSLLRDDIVSIVRGQMQRLADTGRLPEGVQVGTASAALFGTLLVIALDWQVFQPERSLADVRESVLSLVRGLRPS; via the coding sequence GTGACCGGCACGCGACCGGGCCGTACCGCCGTGACCAAGCAGAAGCTGTTCGACGCCGCGTTGCGGCTGGTCGGCGAGCGGGGCGCGGCGGGCGTGACGGTGGACGAGATCGCCGCCGAGGCGGGGGTGGCGAAGGGGACCGTCTACTACAACTTCGCCAGCAAGGACGCGCTGGTGGACGCGTTGCTGCGGCACGGCGTGGACCTGTTGGCGGCTCGGCTCCGGGTGGCCGAGGAGGAGTCGGAGACGTCGTCGGCGATGGCGTCGCTGGTGGACGGGATGCTCGGGTTCTTCGCCGAGTACCCGGCGTTCGGGCAGTTGCTGGTGTCCGAGCTGTGGCGGACGCCCGGTCAGTGGCACGACACGTTGAGCCTGCTGCGGGACGACATCGTGTCGATCGTGCGTGGCCAGATGCAGCGGCTGGCAGACACCGGCCGGCTGCCGGAGGGTGTGCAGGTGGGGACGGCGTCGGCGGCGTTGTTCGGCACGCTGCTGGTGATCGCGTTGGACTGGCAGGTGTTCCAGCCGGAGCGCAGCCTCGCGGACGTGCGGGAGTCGGTGTTGTCGCTGGTTCGGGGTTTGCGGCCGAGCTGA
- the rpsA gene encoding 30S ribosomal protein S1 encodes MSTDTTTVPVAAAPKQVAINDIGTEEDFLAAIDKTIKYFNDGDIVEGTIVKVDRDEVLLDIGYKTEGVIPSRELSIKHDVDPNEVVKVGDEVEALVLQKEDKEGRLILSKKRAQYERAWGTIEALKEKDEPVKGTVIEVVKGGLILDIGLRGFLPASLVEMRRVRDLQPYVGRELEAKIIELDKNRNNVVLSRRAWLEQTQSEVRSEFLNQLQKGQVRKGVVSSIVNFGAFVDLGGVDGLVHVSELSWKHIDHPSEVVEVGQEVTVEVLDVDMERERVSLSLKATQEDPWRQFARTHAIGQIVPGKVTKLVPFGAFVRVDEGIEGLVHISELAERHVEIPEQVVQVGDDVMVKVIDIDLDRRRISLSLKQANEGFTVDSEFDPTQYGMAAEYDDQGNYIYPEGFDPETQEWQDGFDKQREEWERQYAEAHTRYEAHMKQVAKAAVAEEEAAGETNYSSGGEAPAAATSSSTGAPAQAGGTLASDEQLAALREKLSGGV; translated from the coding sequence ATGTCCACCGACACCACCACTGTCCCGGTTGCCGCTGCGCCGAAGCAGGTCGCCATCAACGATATCGGGACGGAGGAGGACTTCCTCGCCGCTATCGACAAGACGATCAAGTACTTCAACGACGGCGATATCGTCGAAGGCACGATCGTCAAGGTCGACCGGGACGAAGTCCTGCTCGACATCGGCTACAAGACCGAGGGCGTCATCCCCTCGCGTGAGTTGTCGATCAAGCACGACGTCGACCCCAACGAGGTCGTCAAGGTTGGTGACGAGGTCGAGGCTCTTGTTCTCCAGAAGGAGGACAAGGAAGGTCGGCTGATCCTCTCCAAGAAGCGCGCGCAGTACGAGCGCGCCTGGGGCACCATCGAGGCGCTCAAGGAGAAGGACGAGCCCGTCAAGGGCACGGTCATCGAGGTCGTCAAGGGCGGCCTGATCCTGGACATCGGCCTGAGGGGCTTCCTCCCCGCCTCCCTGGTCGAGATGCGCCGCGTGCGCGACCTCCAGCCGTACGTCGGCCGGGAGCTCGAAGCCAAGATCATCGAGCTGGACAAGAACCGCAACAACGTGGTCCTGTCCCGCCGTGCGTGGCTCGAGCAGACCCAGTCCGAGGTCCGCAGCGAGTTCCTCAACCAGCTGCAGAAGGGCCAGGTCCGCAAGGGCGTCGTGTCCTCCATCGTCAACTTCGGTGCCTTCGTGGACCTGGGTGGCGTGGACGGCCTGGTGCACGTCTCGGAGCTGTCCTGGAAGCACATCGACCACCCGTCCGAGGTCGTCGAGGTCGGCCAGGAGGTCACGGTCGAGGTCCTGGACGTCGACATGGAGCGCGAGCGCGTGTCGCTGTCGCTCAAGGCGACGCAGGAAGACCCGTGGCGCCAGTTCGCCCGCACCCACGCGATCGGCCAGATCGTGCCGGGCAAGGTCACCAAGCTCGTCCCGTTCGGCGCGTTCGTCCGGGTGGACGAGGGCATCGAGGGCCTGGTCCACATCTCCGAGCTGGCCGAGCGCCACGTCGAGATCCCGGAGCAGGTCGTGCAGGTCGGCGACGACGTCATGGTCAAGGTCATCGACATCGACCTCGACCGTCGCCGGATCTCGCTGTCGCTCAAGCAGGCCAACGAGGGCTTCACGGTCGACTCCGAGTTCGACCCGACCCAGTACGGCATGGCCGCCGAGTACGACGACCAGGGGAACTACATCTACCCCGAGGGCTTCGACCCGGAGACCCAGGAGTGGCAGGACGGCTTCGACAAGCAGCGCGAGGAGTGGGAGCGTCAGTACGCCGAGGCCCACACGCGCTACGAGGCCCACATGAAGCAGGTGGCCAAGGCCGCCGTGGCCGAGGAAGAAGCTGCCGGGGAGACGAACTACTCCTCCGGTGGCGAGGCTCCGGCCGCCGCGACCTCGTCCAGCACGGGCGCTCCGGCTCAGGCCGGCGGCACCCTGGCGAGCGACGAGCAGCTGGCCGCGCTGCGCGAGAAGCTGTCGGGCGGCGTCTGA
- a CDS encoding GNAT family N-acetyltransferase yields the protein MTVGQGLMDAQSARFASVDPLLPSVIAPPEGDVITAALPDGTRVAGVLHRQVHERRSAARLWSATEVWELTPLLGATGAAGMDALLRAWRKRLDLLSPAERDSACVLIWPSRDAEATRALLDHGLVPLTVIAVRQGPPPPVTGTATIRRATPADLETVLTLALAELRYSSMVGSTVHRPDAVELKRRTLAERLAAGGPAWLAERDGIAVALAECAVVTSEPGNWTATRLPHGRWGYVNCVSVLPGARGTGLGRQIMAHAHRELHRLGTVGTYLYYNPPNPLSSVFWPRQGYRPLWTMWEVRPAGALR from the coding sequence ATGACCGTCGGTCAAGGGCTGATGGACGCGCAGAGCGCGCGCTTCGCGAGCGTCGACCCGCTGTTGCCGTCGGTGATCGCACCGCCGGAGGGCGACGTCATCACCGCCGCGCTGCCGGACGGCACCAGGGTCGCGGGCGTGCTGCACCGGCAGGTGCACGAGCGGCGGTCGGCCGCCCGGCTCTGGTCGGCCACCGAGGTGTGGGAGCTGACGCCGCTGCTTGGCGCGACGGGCGCGGCGGGCATGGACGCGTTGCTGCGGGCGTGGCGCAAGCGGCTGGACCTGCTCTCGCCGGCCGAACGCGACTCGGCGTGCGTGCTGATCTGGCCGAGCCGGGACGCGGAGGCGACCAGGGCGCTGCTGGACCACGGCCTGGTGCCGCTGACCGTGATCGCCGTGCGGCAGGGCCCTCCCCCGCCGGTGACGGGCACCGCGACGATCCGCCGGGCCACGCCGGCCGACCTGGAGACGGTGCTGACGCTGGCGCTGGCCGAGCTGCGCTACTCGTCGATGGTGGGTTCGACGGTGCACCGGCCGGACGCGGTGGAGCTGAAGCGGCGGACGTTGGCCGAGCGGCTGGCCGCGGGCGGTCCGGCGTGGCTGGCCGAGCGGGACGGCATCGCGGTGGCGCTGGCCGAGTGCGCGGTGGTGACGTCGGAGCCGGGCAACTGGACGGCGACCAGGCTGCCGCACGGGCGGTGGGGTTACGTGAACTGCGTGTCCGTGCTGCCGGGCGCGCGGGGCACCGGGCTGGGCCGCCAGATCATGGCGCACGCGCACCGCGAGCTGCACCGACTGGGCACGGTCGGCACCTACCTGTACTACAACCCGCCGAACCCGCTGTCCTCGGTGTTCTGGCCGCGCCAGGGTTACCGTCCACTGTGGACGATGTGGGAGGTCCGCCCGGCGGGGGCGTTGCGCTAG
- a CDS encoding class I SAM-dependent methyltransferase → MSDQHASAEQALGTTGIAKRGVDAAESRTANRIWWDADADDYHAEHGDFLGSADFVWCPEGVREEDAGYLGDLRGRRILEVGCGSAPCARWLTARGAHAVAFDISEGMLRHAVAANEATGVAVPLVQASADQLPFASGSFDAACSAFGAVPFVADVGEVFGEVARVLRPGAPWVFSVTHPIRWIFPDDPGPGGLTVTQSYFDRTPYVEVDDSGRATYVEHHRTTGDYVRALVGAGLELVDVVEPEWPAGHTRTWGQWSPLRGRLFPGTAIFRTRKP, encoded by the coding sequence GTGTCCGACCAGCACGCGAGCGCGGAACAGGCGCTCGGCACGACCGGCATCGCCAAGCGGGGCGTCGACGCGGCCGAGTCGCGGACGGCCAACCGGATCTGGTGGGACGCCGACGCGGACGACTACCACGCCGAGCACGGCGACTTCCTGGGCTCGGCGGACTTCGTCTGGTGCCCGGAGGGTGTCCGCGAGGAGGACGCCGGATACCTCGGTGACCTGCGCGGACGTCGGATCTTGGAGGTCGGCTGCGGCTCCGCGCCGTGCGCCCGGTGGCTGACGGCGCGTGGTGCGCACGCGGTGGCGTTCGACATCTCTGAGGGGATGCTGCGGCACGCCGTGGCGGCGAACGAGGCGACCGGCGTGGCCGTGCCGCTGGTGCAGGCGAGCGCGGACCAGCTGCCGTTCGCGTCCGGGAGCTTCGACGCGGCCTGCTCGGCGTTCGGCGCGGTGCCGTTCGTGGCGGACGTGGGCGAGGTGTTCGGCGAGGTCGCGCGGGTGCTGCGGCCGGGCGCGCCGTGGGTTTTCTCGGTGACTCACCCGATCAGGTGGATTTTCCCGGACGACCCGGGGCCGGGCGGCCTGACCGTCACCCAGTCGTACTTCGACCGCACCCCGTACGTGGAGGTCGACGACAGCGGCCGGGCGACGTACGTGGAGCACCACCGGACCACCGGGGACTACGTGCGGGCGCTCGTCGGCGCGGGCCTGGAGCTGGTGGACGTGGTCGAGCCGGAGTGGCCGGCGGGGCACACCCGCACGTGGGGCCAGTGGAGCCCGCTGCGCGGCCGGCTGTTCCCGGGCACCGCGATCTTCCGCACCCGCAAGCCGTAA
- a CDS encoding DUF5685 family protein — protein sequence MFGIIRPCRNRLGPELRESWLAHLCGLCLALRDDHGHMARVVTNYDGLVISALVEAQVGRSRRAAGPCALRGMQSADVAVGAGARLAATVSLVLASAKVGDHVSDGDGVFARAPMRGVGRQVARRWAAQASATGLDLGFDTAVLVDAVRRQSSVEASAGVGSSVVVVTEPTETAAGEAVAQTAVLAGRPGNAEPLREVGRLFGRTAHLLDAVEDLEADRASGAWNPLSATGTTVDEARRLCDDAALGIKLALKEVEFADDRLVHVLLVHEVQESIRRAFGESHGHGHGGAGGPHVHNPPPPPGWQPGPGMYPPPGPYGQPGPYPPPGQYGQPVHPGSVPPPGHVPPPGAPGGGGPPEPPSGGKKKRGGGPMKPGSGLWCWPKLKEPPVSRGILLGCLAVLYQCGTCQQCCRDPFPGPFSGKPNDSCGDCSCPDCSGCSGCSGCDCNC from the coding sequence ATGTTCGGCATCATCCGCCCTTGTCGCAACCGCCTGGGCCCTGAGCTGCGAGAGTCCTGGCTGGCCCACCTGTGCGGGTTGTGCCTGGCGTTGCGCGACGACCACGGCCACATGGCGCGGGTGGTCACCAATTACGACGGTCTGGTCATCTCCGCGCTGGTCGAGGCGCAGGTGGGACGGTCGAGGCGTGCCGCGGGGCCGTGCGCGCTGCGTGGGATGCAGTCGGCGGACGTGGCCGTGGGGGCTGGTGCGCGGTTGGCCGCGACGGTGTCGCTGGTGCTGGCGTCGGCGAAGGTCGGCGACCACGTGTCCGATGGTGATGGCGTGTTCGCGCGTGCGCCGATGCGTGGGGTCGGGAGGCAGGTGGCGCGGCGGTGGGCCGCGCAGGCCTCGGCCACCGGGTTGGACCTGGGGTTTGACACGGCTGTGCTGGTGGACGCGGTGCGGCGGCAGTCGTCTGTCGAGGCGTCGGCTGGGGTGGGGTCGTCGGTGGTCGTGGTGACCGAGCCGACGGAGACGGCAGCGGGGGAGGCTGTGGCGCAGACCGCCGTGTTGGCCGGGCGGCCGGGGAACGCGGAGCCGTTGCGCGAGGTGGGGCGGCTGTTCGGGCGGACGGCGCACCTGCTGGACGCGGTGGAGGACCTGGAGGCTGATCGGGCTTCTGGGGCTTGGAACCCGTTGTCGGCTACTGGGACGACGGTGGACGAGGCGCGGCGGTTGTGCGATGACGCGGCGTTGGGGATCAAGCTCGCTTTGAAGGAAGTGGAGTTCGCGGACGACCGGCTGGTGCACGTGCTGTTGGTGCATGAGGTGCAGGAGTCGATTCGGCGGGCTTTTGGTGAGTCGCATGGGCATGGGCATGGGGGTGCGGGTGGGCCGCACGTGCACAACCCGCCTCCGCCGCCTGGGTGGCAGCCTGGGCCGGGGATGTACCCGCCGCCTGGGCCTTATGGGCAACCGGGTCCGTACCCGCCGCCCGGGCAGTATGGGCAGCCCGTTCATCCCGGGAGCGTGCCGCCGCCTGGTCATGTGCCGCCGCCGGGCGCGCCGGGTGGCGGGGGGCCGCCTGAGCCGCCGAGCGGTGGCAAGAAGAAGCGCGGCGGTGGGCCGATGAAGCCCGGTAGCGGGCTGTGGTGCTGGCCCAAGCTGAAGGAGCCGCCGGTGAGCCGCGGCATCCTCCTGGGCTGTCTGGCGGTGCTCTACCAGTGCGGCACCTGCCAGCAGTGCTGTCGCGACCCCTTCCCCGGGCCGTTCAGCGGCAAGCCGAACGACTCGTGCGGGGACTGCTCGTGCCCGGACTGCTCGGGCTGTTCGGGCTGCTCGGGGTGCGACTGCAACTGCTGA
- a CDS encoding DUF402 domain-containing protein: MHIHPPKIEYFDLDAKSNTDPKGYLRGVEEYRLTQDGLYMFRPVPGHPHLTHFESWLLPAHGLRLTRQSWHPGHERDYDLYVDVVEISSSGSVWKTVDLYLDLVVRTGRSVTVLDTDELLTALDQGLVQADRAQWALETTYRAVAGIAAHGHDAVRWLASQGTVTTWRPR, from the coding sequence ATGCACATCCACCCGCCGAAGATCGAGTACTTCGACCTCGACGCGAAGAGCAACACCGATCCCAAGGGCTACCTGCGCGGGGTCGAGGAGTACCGGCTGACGCAGGACGGCCTGTACATGTTCCGCCCGGTGCCCGGCCACCCGCACCTCACCCACTTCGAGTCCTGGCTGCTGCCCGCGCACGGCCTGCGGCTGACCCGGCAGTCCTGGCACCCCGGCCACGAGCGCGACTACGACCTGTACGTGGACGTGGTCGAGATCAGCTCCAGCGGTTCGGTGTGGAAGACCGTCGACCTGTACCTGGACCTGGTCGTGCGCACCGGCCGGAGCGTGACCGTGCTGGACACCGACGAGCTGCTGACCGCCCTCGACCAGGGCCTCGTCCAGGCTGACCGGGCGCAGTGGGCGCTGGAGACGACGTACCGCGCGGTGGCCGGGATCGCGGCGCACGGGCACGACGCGGTGCGCTGGCTCGCGTCCCAGGGCACGGTCACGACATGGCGTCCCCGGTAA
- a CDS encoding YhgE/Pip domain-containing protein, which yields MTAVRMAFNELRRVTSGRLPKLAVVALTLVPLLYAALYLYANKDPYAHLDQVPAALVVEDKGATASDGTHVDAGHDVAEELVRGGRFDWQRVDAAEAEEGVRNGTYTFGLTLPEDFSQALLSSGDFTPRQGVIVLTTNDANNYLGSTIANQVVAEVRRSVSVEVGAEAADRLLLGFSTIRQKTAEAADGATKLAGGQQDAYAGAQQLADGTAPLADGAAQVSSGLTRLRDSTADLPVKAERLASGARQVADGNEKVAVTAEEYAVKAQGLVDRLGAVDGDVAARLRALGFSEEEVHRVVGALGEVRKPVDDANAQVQGAAGQLRTLADGARQVSDGAAQLAASTPALTDAVVRLNDGAAQVASGAARVRDGAGQLRDGSGQLVEGANRLRDGLVAGVEEIPNPDDPTRESTARTIGDPVSVRGVSQTSAGSYGAGLAPFFLGLATWIGAFVLFLLLRPLSRRGLAGGQSPLRVALGGWLPGVLLGAAQVVVMFAVVTVVVDIRPAHPVGVLAFLLLVSATFVAVLHALNAMFGAVGKFIGLVLLILQLVSAGGTFPWQTIPVALYPLHYGLPMGYAVDGLRHLMYGGPLGGVGRDAVILVGYLVAGLALATLAAYRQRVWTPARLRPELAL from the coding sequence GTGACCGCCGTCCGGATGGCGTTCAACGAGCTGCGCCGGGTCACCTCCGGCCGGCTGCCCAAGCTCGCCGTGGTGGCGTTGACGCTGGTGCCGCTGCTCTACGCGGCGCTGTACCTGTACGCGAACAAGGACCCGTACGCGCACCTCGACCAGGTGCCGGCCGCGCTGGTCGTGGAGGACAAGGGCGCGACCGCGAGCGACGGCACCCACGTGGACGCCGGGCACGACGTGGCCGAGGAGCTGGTGCGCGGCGGCCGGTTCGACTGGCAGCGGGTGGACGCGGCGGAGGCCGAAGAGGGTGTGCGCAACGGGACCTACACGTTCGGGTTGACCTTGCCCGAGGACTTCTCGCAGGCCCTGCTGTCGTCCGGCGACTTCACGCCCCGGCAAGGCGTCATCGTGCTGACCACCAACGACGCGAACAACTACCTGGGGTCCACGATCGCCAACCAGGTGGTCGCCGAGGTGCGCCGGTCGGTGTCGGTGGAGGTCGGCGCGGAGGCCGCGGACCGGCTGCTGCTGGGCTTCTCCACGATCCGGCAGAAGACGGCCGAGGCCGCGGACGGCGCGACGAAGCTCGCCGGCGGTCAGCAGGACGCGTACGCCGGTGCTCAGCAGCTCGCGGACGGCACGGCGCCGTTGGCCGACGGTGCGGCGCAGGTGTCGTCCGGGTTGACGCGGTTGCGCGACTCGACGGCGGACCTGCCGGTGAAGGCCGAGCGGTTGGCGTCGGGGGCACGGCAGGTCGCCGACGGGAACGAGAAGGTCGCGGTGACGGCCGAGGAATACGCGGTCAAGGCGCAGGGTCTGGTCGACCGGCTCGGCGCGGTGGACGGGGACGTGGCGGCGCGGCTGCGTGCGCTCGGGTTCTCGGAGGAGGAAGTGCACCGCGTAGTCGGGGCGTTGGGCGAGGTCCGCAAGCCGGTGGACGACGCGAACGCCCAGGTCCAGGGTGCGGCCGGGCAGCTGCGGACGTTGGCGGACGGCGCTCGTCAGGTGTCCGACGGTGCGGCGCAACTGGCCGCGAGCACGCCCGCGTTGACCGACGCCGTGGTCAGGCTGAACGACGGGGCGGCCCAGGTGGCGTCGGGGGCGGCGCGGGTGCGTGACGGCGCGGGGCAGCTGCGGGACGGTTCCGGACAGCTGGTGGAGGGGGCGAACCGGCTGCGGGACGGCTTGGTGGCGGGGGTCGAGGAGATCCCGAATCCCGATGACCCCACCCGTGAGTCGACCGCGCGGACGATCGGCGACCCGGTTTCGGTGCGCGGGGTGAGCCAGACGTCGGCGGGCAGCTACGGCGCCGGGCTGGCGCCGTTCTTCCTGGGGCTGGCGACGTGGATCGGGGCGTTCGTGTTGTTCCTGCTGCTCAGGCCGTTGTCACGGAGGGGGTTGGCGGGTGGGCAGTCGCCGCTGCGGGTGGCTTTGGGCGGTTGGCTGCCGGGTGTGCTGCTGGGTGCGGCGCAGGTCGTGGTGATGTTCGCCGTGGTGACAGTGGTGGTGGACATCCGGCCGGCGCACCCGGTGGGCGTGTTGGCGTTCCTGTTGCTGGTGTCGGCGACGTTCGTGGCGGTGCTGCACGCGTTGAACGCCATGTTCGGCGCGGTCGGGAAGTTCATCGGCCTGGTGCTGCTGATCTTGCAGCTGGTGAGCGCCGGCGGCACGTTCCCGTGGCAGACCATCCCCGTGGCGTTGTACCCGCTGCATTACGGGCTGCCGATGGGGTACGCGGTGGACGGGCTTCGGCACCTCATGTACGGCGGGCCGTTGGGCGGCGTGGGGCGGGACGCGGTGATCCTGGTCGGGTACCTGGTGGCGGGCCTAGCCTTGGCGACGCTCGCCGCGTACCGGCAGCGGGTGTGGACGCCGGCTCGGCTCAGGCCCGAGCTGGCGCTGTGA
- a CDS encoding DUF402 domain-containing protein, with protein sequence MGAVITPQLVDVVDTVSAVRSYSSGMSRYLSTCRVEPWGLRLECPTPDDPFSDSEVTWLMPELGLRLTHHRPRSRHARSGPSVLSAVRVQRDGRSWRTTDLLLGLAVPGGTTARIVRCEEFAAAVAGRVLGPADADQALRTVHRTLEEVSLHRHDLRSWLTHRGIYDMWPSL encoded by the coding sequence GTGGGAGCGGTCATCACACCTCAGCTGGTCGACGTTGTCGACACCGTCAGCGCAGTTCGCAGCTACTCCAGTGGGATGTCGCGGTACCTGTCTACCTGTCGGGTGGAGCCCTGGGGTCTGCGGCTCGAATGCCCCACCCCGGACGATCCGTTCTCCGATTCCGAGGTCACCTGGTTGATGCCCGAGCTCGGGCTCCGGCTGACCCACCACCGGCCCCGTTCACGGCACGCGCGCAGCGGTCCGAGCGTGCTCAGCGCGGTCCGCGTCCAGCGTGACGGTCGCTCGTGGCGCACGACGGACCTGCTGCTGGGCCTGGCCGTGCCGGGTGGCACGACCGCGCGGATCGTGCGCTGCGAGGAGTTCGCCGCCGCCGTCGCCGGACGCGTCCTCGGCCCCGCCGACGCCGACCAGGCGCTGCGCACCGTGCACCGCACCCTGGAGGAGGTCAGCCTGCACCGGCACGACCTCCGCTCGTGGCTGACCCACCGGGGCATCTACGACATGTGGCCGTCGCTCTAG
- the coaE gene encoding dephospho-CoA kinase, with the protein MLRVGLSGGIGSGKSTVAGRLAEHGAVVIDSDRLAREVVEPGTDGLREIVEAFGPDVLDADGALNRPALAAKVFGDEKSLATLNGITHPKIAARTAQLLAAAPEDAIVVHDVPLLVENGMAPLYHLVLIVHADLDQRLARLRDRGMAEEDARRRIAAQADDERRRAVADVWLDNSGPRDVVQAQVDALWADRLVRYESNIRLRRYAAGPPIVVPYDETWPVQAERVAARIRLAAGGRRVEHIGSTAVPGLAAKDVLDFQLGVTSLEEAAGLEESLAPAGFPSLGIGEDTVRYEGDAPEDWHKRLHAGADPGRRVNLHVRVEGGPAWNWAIRFRDWLRADERAREEYAALKLELAEQHKGDVDGFAYGESKDSWMAAATARVDAFYGGARP; encoded by the coding sequence ATGTTGCGCGTGGGGCTCTCCGGGGGAATCGGGTCGGGCAAGTCGACGGTGGCGGGCAGGCTCGCCGAGCACGGAGCGGTGGTCATCGACTCCGACCGGCTGGCCCGGGAGGTGGTCGAACCCGGCACCGACGGCCTCCGCGAGATCGTCGAGGCGTTCGGCCCGGACGTCCTGGACGCCGACGGCGCGCTGAACCGGCCGGCCCTCGCGGCCAAGGTGTTCGGCGACGAGAAGTCCCTGGCCACGCTGAACGGCATCACGCACCCCAAGATCGCGGCCCGCACGGCACAGTTGCTCGCCGCCGCGCCCGAGGACGCGATCGTGGTGCACGACGTGCCGCTGCTGGTCGAGAACGGCATGGCGCCGCTCTACCACCTGGTGCTGATCGTGCACGCGGACCTCGACCAGCGCCTCGCCCGGCTGCGTGACCGGGGTATGGCGGAGGAGGACGCACGCCGCCGCATCGCCGCGCAGGCCGACGACGAGCGCCGCCGGGCGGTGGCGGACGTGTGGCTGGACAACTCCGGGCCGAGGGACGTGGTGCAGGCGCAGGTCGACGCGTTGTGGGCGGATCGGCTGGTGCGGTACGAGTCGAACATCAGGCTGCGCCGGTACGCGGCCGGTCCGCCGATCGTGGTGCCGTACGACGAGACGTGGCCGGTGCAGGCGGAACGGGTCGCGGCACGCATCCGGCTGGCGGCGGGCGGGCGGCGGGTCGAGCACATCGGCTCCACGGCTGTGCCGGGGCTCGCGGCCAAGGACGTGCTGGACTTCCAGCTCGGCGTGACGTCGCTGGAAGAGGCCGCCGGGTTGGAGGAGTCGCTCGCGCCGGCCGGGTTCCCGAGCCTGGGGATCGGCGAGGACACCGTGCGGTACGAGGGTGACGCGCCGGAGGACTGGCACAAGCGGCTGCACGCGGGTGCGGACCCGGGTCGGCGGGTCAACCTGCACGTCCGGGTGGAGGGCGGGCCGGCGTGGAACTGGGCGATCCGGTTCCGCGACTGGCTGCGGGCCGACGAGCGGGCGCGGGAGGAGTACGCGGCGCTGAAGCTGGAGCTGGCCGAGCAGCACAAGGGTGACGTGGACGGGTTCGCGTACGGCGAGTCCAAGGATTCTTGGATGGCGGCGGCTACGGCGAGGGTGGATGCGTTCTACGGGGGCGCGCGGCCGTAG